In the genome of Nitrospira japonica, one region contains:
- a CDS encoding DUF481 domain-containing protein — protein sequence MDRYFRTMVYILALIILLSGYGSPVLAEETSPDAPFSDKLMIRGGWAYVFGATANASVAGPVLGLGAAVDFTNTLGGNSSTDAFRIDGLYRFNDRHAVGVSWYRVGLSGNKALTQDIQIGDNAVSAGATTQTGLSFNTYRLLYNYSFYRTDKAELAFSPGLYMMKTNFNFAAQGTINGVTRNTALVNEQITLPLPSVGLVANYDITKKLQFQSRFDFFYLSINSYSGSMFEFYGGLEYRLFKHFAMGAAYDRLIAGLRGDGDKGFTVNFSYNLAYVYATLYAF from the coding sequence ATGGATCGGTATTTCCGCACAATGGTATATATCTTGGCGCTGATCATTCTTCTGTCAGGATATGGCTCTCCCGTGTTGGCCGAAGAAACCTCCCCCGACGCCCCGTTTTCCGACAAGCTGATGATCCGCGGCGGCTGGGCCTATGTATTCGGAGCGACGGCCAATGCGTCTGTCGCGGGTCCCGTGTTGGGTCTTGGGGCCGCCGTGGATTTCACCAACACACTCGGTGGAAACAGCAGTACCGACGCGTTCAGAATCGATGGGCTCTATCGGTTCAATGACCGGCATGCCGTCGGCGTCTCCTGGTATCGAGTCGGATTGAGCGGCAACAAGGCTCTCACCCAGGACATTCAGATCGGTGATAACGCCGTGTCTGCCGGCGCGACGACGCAGACCGGCTTGAGCTTCAATACCTACCGGTTGCTCTACAACTATTCCTTCTATCGGACCGACAAAGCGGAGCTCGCATTCTCTCCCGGATTGTACATGATGAAGACCAACTTCAACTTTGCAGCTCAGGGGACGATCAACGGTGTGACGAGAAATACGGCGCTGGTCAATGAACAGATCACGCTTCCCCTTCCTTCGGTCGGTCTCGTCGCGAATTACGACATTACCAAGAAGCTCCAGTTTCAGAGTCGGTTCGATTTCTTCTATTTGTCCATCAACTCCTATTCGGGATCGATGTTCGAATTCTACGGTGGTCTGGAGTATCGGCTCTTCAAGCATTTTGCGATGGGGGCCGCATATGACCGATTGATCGCCGGCCTAAGAGGAGATGGAGACAAAGGATTCACCGTGAATTTCAGTTACAACCTGGCCTACGTGTATGCCACGCTTTATGCCTTCTAG
- a CDS encoding mechanosensitive ion channel family protein: protein MNWLKGVMPLAVIGSVVVLVSVVRMEPVMAESETAQPTFKELMERKAKANANAGPEVAAGMPDDALGRGTPRSSVQGYLKAAGERNYTRAAEFLDLRNLPTGLSESQGPELARELKIVLDRTLWIDVETLSANPEGESNDNLPVVRERIGGLSIEGKTYDLLMQRVPRGDGVYIWKFSSLTVAEIPMLYQQFGYGPLEHVLPAWLFDVSILGVHLVVWAVAVVISILLIPVARLVTWLLVSLLGAVRADLAQQFTQYFRGPFTLLVWTVLGREAIGLIGPSVAVRALGQARTVQVIALAWFLLRFVDFAAHRIGINLDHQGLSGSRVLLVPVARLIKVLALAGAILLWLDNAGYKVTTLLAGLSISGVAVALASQKTLENIFGALTLFTSRPVKVGDFCRFGDKVGTIEEIGLRATRIRTLDRTVITVANAEFANLHLDNYSERDRFWYHPTLQLRYETTPDQIRYILIEVRKMLYAHPKIVSEPLHVRFKGFGAYSLDIDVFAYIGVTNYTESLEIAEDLNLRIMDVIAAAGSDFAFPSEVQYSLPGKPFDEERAKAVTAAVKDWKSKRELYLPDFPSDKIAALKSTLAYPPEGSPHYAQAKA, encoded by the coding sequence ATGAACTGGCTGAAAGGTGTGATGCCTCTGGCTGTGATCGGCAGCGTGGTCGTCCTGGTCAGCGTGGTCAGGATGGAGCCCGTCATGGCCGAATCGGAGACGGCACAACCGACCTTCAAAGAACTCATGGAACGAAAGGCCAAGGCCAATGCCAATGCCGGGCCAGAAGTCGCAGCCGGGATGCCGGACGATGCACTGGGACGTGGGACGCCGCGGTCCAGTGTCCAGGGGTATTTGAAGGCGGCAGGGGAGCGGAACTATACGCGGGCCGCGGAGTTTTTGGACCTTCGGAATCTGCCGACGGGCTTGAGCGAAAGCCAGGGGCCTGAGCTCGCGCGTGAACTGAAAATCGTCTTGGACCGGACGCTCTGGATCGATGTGGAGACGCTCAGCGCCAATCCGGAGGGAGAGTCCAACGACAATCTTCCCGTGGTGCGGGAGCGGATTGGGGGGCTGTCCATTGAGGGCAAAACGTACGACTTGCTCATGCAGCGGGTGCCACGCGGCGACGGCGTCTATATCTGGAAATTTTCAAGTCTGACGGTAGCGGAAATCCCAATGCTCTATCAGCAGTTCGGGTACGGCCCGCTGGAGCATGTGTTGCCCGCCTGGTTGTTCGACGTCTCAATCTTGGGCGTCCATCTCGTGGTCTGGGCCGTGGCGGTCGTGATCAGCATCCTGTTGATCCCGGTCGCCCGTCTTGTGACCTGGCTGCTGGTTTCCCTGCTGGGTGCAGTGCGGGCCGACCTGGCGCAACAATTCACTCAGTATTTCAGGGGCCCGTTCACCCTTCTCGTCTGGACGGTTCTCGGACGCGAAGCGATCGGTCTGATCGGGCCATCAGTGGCGGTCCGCGCGCTCGGGCAGGCCCGTACCGTCCAGGTGATCGCGCTGGCCTGGTTTCTCCTTCGCTTCGTCGACTTCGCTGCGCATCGCATCGGGATCAATCTCGACCACCAGGGACTCAGCGGGTCACGCGTCCTGCTCGTGCCTGTGGCCAGATTGATTAAGGTCCTCGCGCTTGCCGGCGCGATCCTCCTCTGGCTGGACAACGCGGGATACAAGGTCACGACGCTGCTTGCCGGCCTCAGCATCAGCGGTGTCGCCGTGGCGCTGGCTTCGCAAAAGACGTTGGAGAATATCTTCGGTGCGCTGACGCTGTTTACGTCCCGGCCGGTGAAGGTCGGAGACTTCTGCCGGTTCGGCGACAAGGTGGGGACGATCGAGGAAATCGGCCTGCGGGCCACCCGCATCAGAACACTGGACCGTACGGTCATCACCGTCGCCAATGCCGAATTTGCCAATCTCCATCTGGATAATTATTCGGAGCGCGACCGGTTTTGGTATCACCCGACTCTCCAGCTGCGGTACGAAACCACGCCGGATCAAATTCGGTACATCCTGATCGAGGTGCGCAAGATGCTCTATGCGCATCCAAAGATCGTCTCGGAACCGCTCCATGTTCGTTTCAAGGGATTCGGCGCCTATTCGCTCGACATCGACGTCTTTGCATACATCGGAGTGACGAACTATACCGAGTCCCTGGAGATTGCCGAAGACCTGAATCTGCGGATCATGGACGTCATCGCGGCGGCCGGGTCGGACTTCGCATTTCCCTCAGAGGTGCAATATTCACTTCCGGGGAAGCCGTTCGACGAGGAGCGGGCCAAGGCGGTTACCGCCGCCGTCAAGGACTGGAAGTCGAAGCGGGAGCTGTATCTACCGGACTTTCCGTCCGACAAGATTGCCGCCTTGAAAAGTACGCTGGCGTATCCGCCGGAAGGTTCGCCGCACTATGCGCAGGCCAAAGCATGA